The following proteins are co-located in the Myxococcales bacterium genome:
- the frr gene encoding ribosome recycling factor, translating into MIYEEASDAMEKSVKSYRKDLLRVRTGRASTALLDGVMVDYYGTLTPLNQLANLSAPDPRLLVVAAFDKGALNDIEKAIQSSELGLNPANDGKVIRISVPPLTEERRKDLVKQVKKSAEEHKVGVREARRDAIAMLKELESDGSLPKDDRHRADKHIQDLTNEYTGKVDALTAQKEKEVLEV; encoded by the coding sequence ATGATCTACGAAGAAGCTAGCGATGCGATGGAGAAGTCGGTCAAGAGTTATCGCAAGGATCTTCTCCGAGTGCGCACCGGTCGCGCGAGTACGGCTTTGCTCGACGGCGTCATGGTCGACTACTATGGGACGTTGACGCCGCTGAACCAACTGGCAAACCTCAGCGCTCCGGACCCACGGTTGCTGGTCGTAGCGGCGTTCGACAAGGGCGCTCTCAACGATATCGAGAAGGCCATTCAGTCCTCCGAACTCGGTCTCAATCCCGCCAACGACGGCAAGGTCATCCGCATCTCGGTTCCGCCGCTGACGGAAGAGCGACGCAAGGATCTGGTGAAGCAGGTCAAGAAAAGTGCCGAAGAGCACAAGGTCGGGGTGCGGGAAGCACGCAGGGATGCCATCGCGATGCTGAAAGAACTCGAGAGCGACGGATCGCTCCCGAAGGACGACCGTCATCGCGCCGATAAGCACATACAAGACCTGACCAACGAGTACACGGGCAAAGTCGATGCGCTGACGGCCCAGAAGGAAAAAGAAGTCCTGGAGGTCTGA
- a CDS encoding UMP kinase: protein MAGAAYRRVLIKLSGEGLAGKDGFGINPKVIRTIAQQIREVHETGVQVSIVIGGGNIIRGITAAEEGMDRTNADYMGMLASVINAMALQDSLEKIELQTRVLSAIDIAQVAEHYIRRRAVRHLEKGRIVIFGGGTGNPYFSTDTAAALRAAEIEADVILKATQVDGVYDSDPHVNADAIRYERITFDQAIRDGLRFMDQAAIALCSENSLPIVVFDMGVAGNLMKVIQGETVGTIVTD from the coding sequence GTGGCTGGCGCAGCCTATCGTCGAGTGCTGATCAAGCTGTCGGGCGAGGGGCTTGCCGGAAAGGACGGCTTTGGCATTAATCCCAAAGTGATCAGAACCATCGCGCAACAAATTCGCGAAGTTCACGAGACGGGGGTGCAGGTCAGCATTGTGATCGGTGGGGGCAATATCATTCGCGGCATTACGGCGGCCGAAGAAGGAATGGATCGCACCAACGCCGACTACATGGGCATGCTTGCCAGCGTGATCAACGCCATGGCGTTGCAGGATTCGCTGGAAAAGATCGAACTGCAGACCCGGGTACTTTCGGCCATCGACATTGCCCAGGTGGCGGAGCACTACATCCGCCGCCGCGCGGTTCGCCACCTCGAAAAGGGACGCATCGTGATCTTCGGGGGCGGGACCGGGAACCCCTACTTCAGTACCGATACCGCTGCGGCCCTGCGCGCCGCCGAGATCGAGGCCGACGTGATTCTCAAGGCCACCCAGGTCGATGGCGTCTACGATTCCGACCCCCATGTGAACGCCGACGCTATCCGCTACGAACGGATTACTTTTGACCAGGCGATTCGGGATGGTCTTCGCTTCATGGACCAGGCGGCGATCGCACTGTGCAGTGAGAACTCGCTCCCCATCGTGGTCTTCGACATGGGTGTCGCGGGAAATCTCATGAAGGTAATACAGGGCGAGACCGTGGGGACGATCGTCACCGATTGA